From the Haloarcula sp. H-GB4 genome, one window contains:
- a CDS encoding ABC transporter substrate-binding protein: MGTVEFESVPQSVFTILGHHVDMLVALGRGDAINAMHAPEYHQSLYQKFLHRLEGVSIDWEGLYASWPPSKEKLYELNSDVHIADPAKVATAEGWDNDSLQEIGTNVGPWFGNTLSGTQQEPPSGWPDAYDYYTLWEIFGKIAEVFRERERYEAFVSVRESMMETISAGLPSESEQLSAALVLFSTSGEKIWGYKMNHPGYYAAHTRPLGATDALADAVGDGYGDDGRNITLDTELLLESDPYVLLVLGPMAGSHNLDDIRSQLEDNEVTRKITAVQEGQIYAQGARRQGPILNLFQTEMTAKQLYPDQFGEWPGYAEGDPYPEIPAGEQLFDRQRVADIITGAGQ; encoded by the coding sequence GAATCGGTTCCCCAGAGTGTGTTCACGATACTGGGCCACCACGTGGATATGCTGGTCGCACTCGGTCGGGGGGATGCGATCAACGCGATGCACGCGCCTGAATATCACCAATCGCTCTATCAGAAGTTCCTCCACCGACTGGAAGGCGTCTCAATCGACTGGGAGGGCCTGTATGCTTCGTGGCCACCGTCAAAAGAGAAACTCTACGAACTGAACAGCGATGTCCACATAGCTGATCCAGCGAAGGTTGCGACAGCCGAGGGATGGGACAACGACAGCCTCCAAGAGATAGGCACAAACGTTGGCCCGTGGTTCGGAAACACGCTCAGCGGCACGCAGCAGGAGCCGCCATCAGGCTGGCCCGATGCGTACGACTACTATACGCTCTGGGAAATCTTCGGAAAGATCGCGGAGGTCTTTCGGGAAAGGGAACGATACGAGGCATTCGTATCTGTCCGCGAATCGATGATGGAAACTATCAGCGCGGGCCTTCCGTCAGAAAGTGAACAGCTGAGTGCGGCACTGGTCCTGTTCTCTACATCCGGCGAGAAAATCTGGGGCTACAAGATGAACCATCCGGGCTACTACGCTGCTCACACCCGCCCGCTGGGTGCGACCGATGCGTTAGCCGATGCTGTCGGTGACGGGTACGGCGACGACGGACGGAACATCACGCTCGACACCGAACTGCTTCTCGAATCCGATCCATACGTGCTACTCGTTCTCGGGCCAATGGCGGGGTCCCACAATCTCGACGATATCCGGTCACAGCTGGAGGACAACGAGGTGACAAGAAAAATCACTGCTGTCCAAGAGGGACAGATATACGCGCAAGGTGCGCGTCGGCAGGGTCCGATTCTGAACCTGTTCCAGACGGAGATGACCGCGAAACAGTTGTACCCCGACCAGTTCGGTGAGTGGCCAGGCTACGCCGAGGGCGATCCGTACCCCGAAATTCCCGCCGGGGAACAACTGTTCGACCGCCAGCGGGTCGCCGACATAATCACGGGTGCGGGACAGTGA